From a region of the Clupea harengus chromosome 9, Ch_v2.0.2, whole genome shotgun sequence genome:
- the c9h19orf47 gene encoding uncharacterized protein C19orf47 homolog isoform X3: MASEKSATSEWIQFFKEAGIPPSLAINYAVSFVDNRIQKNMLMDLSKDIMMDLGITVIGDIIAILKHAKLVYRQDMCKMATEAISSGQTSIQAELRRTANTPSSEPAAEGGNGLLVKRRRVTAEMEGKYIINMPKGTTPRTRRILGQQTKKEKGLKRTSVFARLGAESKADTTSTVAAKVSKPSGVFSRLGGGQEDPGWQRDAPKPTAAAAEEEADSDGEGSVLQYAGVLKRSHPSTKKEPAAIKPVVIKPASFALSRLGKKVKMPSIEPPPPLPSSTSSTHEGGPKRSILQRLGKAPNSGSISLSASATPLLSDALPLASPKVSSSTSAAGSADCPNAQMDAEVVSVFKRLGSKKT, from the exons ATGGCGTCGGAGAAATCAG CCACTTCAGAGTGGATTCAGTTCTTCAAAGAAGCTGGGATCCCACCTAGTCTGGCTATTAACTATGCAGTGTCCTTTGTGGATAACAG GATACAAAAGAACATGCTAATGGATCTCAGCAAGGATATCATGATGGACCTGGGAATCACAGTCATTGGAGATATTATTGCCATTCTCAAACACGCCAAGTTAGTCTACAGGCAG GATATGTGCAAGATGGCCACTGAGGCCATTAGCTCTGGACAGACCAGCATTCAGGCTGAGCTGAGACGCACTGCGAACACTC CGTCGAGTGAGCCGGcggcagagggagggaatggCCTGCTGGTGAAGCGCCGGCGTGTCACTGCTGAAATGGAGGGCAAGTACATCATAAACATGCCAAAGGGAACAACCCCACGCACCCGACGCATCCTTGGCCAGCAGACCAAGAAAG AGAAGGGCTTGAAGCGTACCTCTGTGTTTGCCAGACTCGGGGCGGAGTCCAAGGCCGATACTACCTCCACAGTTGCTGCTAAAGTGAGCAAG CCCTCGGGTGTGTTTAGTCGGTTGGGCGGTGGCCAGGAGGATCCCGGCTGGCAGAGAGATGCGCCTAAaccaactgctgctgctgctgaggaggAGGCGGATAGCGATGGAGAAGGCTCTGTGCTCCAGTACGCGGGTGTGCTCAAACGATCTCACCCCTCCACAAAGAAAGAACCAGCTGCTATCAAACCAGTCGTTATCAAACCAGCCTCTTTTGCCCTGAGCAGGCTGGGCAAGAAGGTGAAGATGCCCTCCATCGagccccctcctccactcccttcGTCTACCTCCTCTACTCACGAAGGGGGTCCCAAACGGAGCATACTGCAAAGACTGGGAAAGGCCCCTAACAGTGGCTCCATTTCCCTCAGTGCCTCGGCCACCCCGCTGCTCTCTGACGCTTTGCCCTTGGCTAGCCCAAAGGTCAGCAGCAGCACAAGTGCTGCAGGCTCAGCTGACTGCCCCAATGCCCAGATGGATGCTGAGGTGGTCAGTGTTTTTAAGAGACTAGGCAGTAAGAAGACCTAA
- the c9h19orf47 gene encoding uncharacterized protein C19orf47 homolog isoform X2, whose translation MASEKSATSEWIQFFKEAGIPPSLAINYAVSFVDNRIQKNMLMDLSKDIMMDLGITVIGDIIAILKHAKLVYRQDMCKMATEAISSGQTSIQAELRRTANTPATRMIASALSRDSPPSTPAQWPSENRLSVTVSNKGAKGSTASSEPAAEGGNGLLVKRRRVTAEMEEKGLKRTSVFARLGAESKADTTSTVAAKVSKPSGVFSRLGGGQEDPGWQRDAPKPTAAAAEEEADSDGEGSVLQYAGVLKRSHPSTKKEPAAIKPVVIKPASFALSRLGKKVKMPSIEPPPPLPSSTSSTHEGGPKRSILQRLGKAPNSGSISLSASATPLLSDALPLASPKVSSSTSAAGSADCPNAQMDAEVVSVFKRLGSKKT comes from the exons ATGGCGTCGGAGAAATCAG CCACTTCAGAGTGGATTCAGTTCTTCAAAGAAGCTGGGATCCCACCTAGTCTGGCTATTAACTATGCAGTGTCCTTTGTGGATAACAG GATACAAAAGAACATGCTAATGGATCTCAGCAAGGATATCATGATGGACCTGGGAATCACAGTCATTGGAGATATTATTGCCATTCTCAAACACGCCAAGTTAGTCTACAGGCAG GATATGTGCAAGATGGCCACTGAGGCCATTAGCTCTGGACAGACCAGCATTCAGGCTGAGCTGAGACGCACTGCGAACACTC CTGCCACGCGCATGATAGCCAGTGCCCTAAGCCGGGATTCGCCACCAAGCACTCCTGCCCAGTGGCCGAGTGAGAACCGGCTCTCTGTGACTGTCTCCAACAAGGGTGCCAAAGGAAGTACGG CGTCGAGTGAGCCGGcggcagagggagggaatggCCTGCTGGTGAAGCGCCGGCGTGTCACTGCTGAAATGGAGG AGAAGGGCTTGAAGCGTACCTCTGTGTTTGCCAGACTCGGGGCGGAGTCCAAGGCCGATACTACCTCCACAGTTGCTGCTAAAGTGAGCAAG CCCTCGGGTGTGTTTAGTCGGTTGGGCGGTGGCCAGGAGGATCCCGGCTGGCAGAGAGATGCGCCTAAaccaactgctgctgctgctgaggaggAGGCGGATAGCGATGGAGAAGGCTCTGTGCTCCAGTACGCGGGTGTGCTCAAACGATCTCACCCCTCCACAAAGAAAGAACCAGCTGCTATCAAACCAGTCGTTATCAAACCAGCCTCTTTTGCCCTGAGCAGGCTGGGCAAGAAGGTGAAGATGCCCTCCATCGagccccctcctccactcccttcGTCTACCTCCTCTACTCACGAAGGGGGTCCCAAACGGAGCATACTGCAAAGACTGGGAAAGGCCCCTAACAGTGGCTCCATTTCCCTCAGTGCCTCGGCCACCCCGCTGCTCTCTGACGCTTTGCCCTTGGCTAGCCCAAAGGTCAGCAGCAGCACAAGTGCTGCAGGCTCAGCTGACTGCCCCAATGCCCAGATGGATGCTGAGGTGGTCAGTGTTTTTAAGAGACTAGGCAGTAAGAAGACCTAA
- the c9h19orf47 gene encoding uncharacterized protein C19orf47 homolog isoform X4: protein MASEKSATSEWIQFFKEAGIPPSLAINYAVSFVDNRIQKNMLMDLSKDIMMDLGITVIGDIIAILKHAKLVYRQDMCKMATEAISSGQTSIQAELRRTANTPSSEPAAEGGNGLLVKRRRVTAEMEEKGLKRTSVFARLGAESKADTTSTVAAKVSKPSGVFSRLGGGQEDPGWQRDAPKPTAAAAEEEADSDGEGSVLQYAGVLKRSHPSTKKEPAAIKPVVIKPASFALSRLGKKVKMPSIEPPPPLPSSTSSTHEGGPKRSILQRLGKAPNSGSISLSASATPLLSDALPLASPKVSSSTSAAGSADCPNAQMDAEVVSVFKRLGSKKT, encoded by the exons ATGGCGTCGGAGAAATCAG CCACTTCAGAGTGGATTCAGTTCTTCAAAGAAGCTGGGATCCCACCTAGTCTGGCTATTAACTATGCAGTGTCCTTTGTGGATAACAG GATACAAAAGAACATGCTAATGGATCTCAGCAAGGATATCATGATGGACCTGGGAATCACAGTCATTGGAGATATTATTGCCATTCTCAAACACGCCAAGTTAGTCTACAGGCAG GATATGTGCAAGATGGCCACTGAGGCCATTAGCTCTGGACAGACCAGCATTCAGGCTGAGCTGAGACGCACTGCGAACACTC CGTCGAGTGAGCCGGcggcagagggagggaatggCCTGCTGGTGAAGCGCCGGCGTGTCACTGCTGAAATGGAGG AGAAGGGCTTGAAGCGTACCTCTGTGTTTGCCAGACTCGGGGCGGAGTCCAAGGCCGATACTACCTCCACAGTTGCTGCTAAAGTGAGCAAG CCCTCGGGTGTGTTTAGTCGGTTGGGCGGTGGCCAGGAGGATCCCGGCTGGCAGAGAGATGCGCCTAAaccaactgctgctgctgctgaggaggAGGCGGATAGCGATGGAGAAGGCTCTGTGCTCCAGTACGCGGGTGTGCTCAAACGATCTCACCCCTCCACAAAGAAAGAACCAGCTGCTATCAAACCAGTCGTTATCAAACCAGCCTCTTTTGCCCTGAGCAGGCTGGGCAAGAAGGTGAAGATGCCCTCCATCGagccccctcctccactcccttcGTCTACCTCCTCTACTCACGAAGGGGGTCCCAAACGGAGCATACTGCAAAGACTGGGAAAGGCCCCTAACAGTGGCTCCATTTCCCTCAGTGCCTCGGCCACCCCGCTGCTCTCTGACGCTTTGCCCTTGGCTAGCCCAAAGGTCAGCAGCAGCACAAGTGCTGCAGGCTCAGCTGACTGCCCCAATGCCCAGATGGATGCTGAGGTGGTCAGTGTTTTTAAGAGACTAGGCAGTAAGAAGACCTAA
- the c9h19orf47 gene encoding uncharacterized protein C19orf47 homolog isoform X1, giving the protein MASEKSATSEWIQFFKEAGIPPSLAINYAVSFVDNRIQKNMLMDLSKDIMMDLGITVIGDIIAILKHAKLVYRQDMCKMATEAISSGQTSIQAELRRTANTPATRMIASALSRDSPPSTPAQWPSENRLSVTVSNKGAKGSTASSEPAAEGGNGLLVKRRRVTAEMEGKYIINMPKGTTPRTRRILGQQTKKEKGLKRTSVFARLGAESKADTTSTVAAKVSKPSGVFSRLGGGQEDPGWQRDAPKPTAAAAEEEADSDGEGSVLQYAGVLKRSHPSTKKEPAAIKPVVIKPASFALSRLGKKVKMPSIEPPPPLPSSTSSTHEGGPKRSILQRLGKAPNSGSISLSASATPLLSDALPLASPKVSSSTSAAGSADCPNAQMDAEVVSVFKRLGSKKT; this is encoded by the exons ATGGCGTCGGAGAAATCAG CCACTTCAGAGTGGATTCAGTTCTTCAAAGAAGCTGGGATCCCACCTAGTCTGGCTATTAACTATGCAGTGTCCTTTGTGGATAACAG GATACAAAAGAACATGCTAATGGATCTCAGCAAGGATATCATGATGGACCTGGGAATCACAGTCATTGGAGATATTATTGCCATTCTCAAACACGCCAAGTTAGTCTACAGGCAG GATATGTGCAAGATGGCCACTGAGGCCATTAGCTCTGGACAGACCAGCATTCAGGCTGAGCTGAGACGCACTGCGAACACTC CTGCCACGCGCATGATAGCCAGTGCCCTAAGCCGGGATTCGCCACCAAGCACTCCTGCCCAGTGGCCGAGTGAGAACCGGCTCTCTGTGACTGTCTCCAACAAGGGTGCCAAAGGAAGTACGG CGTCGAGTGAGCCGGcggcagagggagggaatggCCTGCTGGTGAAGCGCCGGCGTGTCACTGCTGAAATGGAGGGCAAGTACATCATAAACATGCCAAAGGGAACAACCCCACGCACCCGACGCATCCTTGGCCAGCAGACCAAGAAAG AGAAGGGCTTGAAGCGTACCTCTGTGTTTGCCAGACTCGGGGCGGAGTCCAAGGCCGATACTACCTCCACAGTTGCTGCTAAAGTGAGCAAG CCCTCGGGTGTGTTTAGTCGGTTGGGCGGTGGCCAGGAGGATCCCGGCTGGCAGAGAGATGCGCCTAAaccaactgctgctgctgctgaggaggAGGCGGATAGCGATGGAGAAGGCTCTGTGCTCCAGTACGCGGGTGTGCTCAAACGATCTCACCCCTCCACAAAGAAAGAACCAGCTGCTATCAAACCAGTCGTTATCAAACCAGCCTCTTTTGCCCTGAGCAGGCTGGGCAAGAAGGTGAAGATGCCCTCCATCGagccccctcctccactcccttcGTCTACCTCCTCTACTCACGAAGGGGGTCCCAAACGGAGCATACTGCAAAGACTGGGAAAGGCCCCTAACAGTGGCTCCATTTCCCTCAGTGCCTCGGCCACCCCGCTGCTCTCTGACGCTTTGCCCTTGGCTAGCCCAAAGGTCAGCAGCAGCACAAGTGCTGCAGGCTCAGCTGACTGCCCCAATGCCCAGATGGATGCTGAGGTGGTCAGTGTTTTTAAGAGACTAGGCAGTAAGAAGACCTAA